A window of Candidatus Xiphinematobacter sp. Idaho Grape contains these coding sequences:
- the argS gene encoding arginine--tRNA ligase: MNLSLRKELIARLSKALTKLGLPENSAEISPTAASHFGDYQSNTAMVLAKSLREDPKTVAAQILSQIDVSDLSLRPRIAGAGFLNFRILNSHLVQHLVQLSYDPRLGVPCTSSPRRIVIDFSSPNVAKPMHVGHIRTTVLGDALARIAQFLGHKVITDNHVGDWGTQFGKVIYGWKHLLDSDRLACKPIAELVRLYREVSRLEEENPNVSDKIREELVLLQQGDPENLSIWGKIVEFSWKEFEDVYRVLGIRFDHQLGESFYNHALSPLVERLLAAGIARLSQGAVCVFFPETPKLTDKPCMVRKSDGGFLYATTDLATLEYRIKAWNPDAIWYVAGAPQSLHFQQVFEIARRLGIRAELTHVAFGSILGKDRKMMKTRAGDNVPLANLLQEAITRATQVIGQKNPSLSIEEKAEVACTIGIGAVKYAELSQNRLTDYVFSWEKMLSFQGNTAPYLQNAYVRVRSIFRKLQGTLPETPAFCLHVPEERILALRLLQFGETVPRVLEDFRPNILANYLFELANAFHSFYEACPVLNVEEKLRQSRLVLCRLSKQILGKGLSLLGINSPKKM; this comes from the coding sequence ATGAACCTCTCCTTACGCAAGGAGCTGATAGCTCGGCTTAGTAAAGCTCTTACAAAACTTGGGCTCCCGGAGAATTCTGCTGAAATCTCCCCGACCGCAGCATCTCACTTTGGGGACTATCAGTCAAATACTGCTATGGTGTTAGCCAAGTCCCTCCGGGAAGACCCAAAAACAGTTGCTGCACAAATTCTCTCCCAGATAGACGTTTCTGACCTTAGCCTCCGGCCGAGAATCGCTGGAGCAGGATTTCTGAACTTTCGCATCTTGAATAGTCACCTTGTTCAACATCTGGTACAGCTTTCCTACGATCCCCGCCTTGGTGTTCCTTGTACATCTTCCCCTAGACGTATCGTGATCGATTTTAGTTCCCCTAACGTAGCCAAACCTATGCATGTTGGACACATCCGAACTACGGTCCTAGGTGATGCTCTTGCTCGTATTGCTCAATTTCTCGGACATAAAGTCATTACTGATAACCACGTTGGAGACTGGGGTACTCAGTTTGGCAAGGTGATTTACGGCTGGAAGCACCTCTTGGATTCGGACCGCTTAGCTTGCAAGCCAATAGCTGAGTTAGTACGTCTCTATCGAGAGGTTAGTCGTCTAGAGGAGGAAAACCCAAATGTTTCTGATAAAATACGTGAGGAGCTAGTCCTGTTACAGCAAGGCGACCCTGAAAATCTTTCCATTTGGGGTAAAATTGTAGAGTTTTCATGGAAAGAATTTGAGGATGTCTATAGGGTTCTCGGTATTCGTTTTGACCATCAGTTGGGGGAAAGCTTCTATAACCATGCGCTTTCCCCCCTGGTAGAGCGTCTGCTAGCCGCTGGTATTGCTCGGTTAAGCCAAGGGGCTGTCTGCGTCTTTTTCCCAGAGACTCCTAAGCTGACAGATAAGCCGTGCATGGTTAGAAAAAGCGACGGAGGGTTCTTGTATGCTACGACGGATCTCGCCACGCTGGAGTACCGCATCAAAGCCTGGAATCCGGATGCCATTTGGTATGTAGCAGGTGCTCCACAATCCCTTCATTTCCAACAGGTTTTTGAGATAGCACGCCGGTTAGGTATTCGGGCTGAACTAACTCATGTCGCTTTTGGCAGCATTCTTGGAAAGGATCGCAAGATGATGAAAACTCGAGCTGGTGATAATGTCCCGCTAGCAAATCTCCTACAGGAGGCTATTACTAGAGCTACTCAGGTCATAGGACAAAAAAATCCCTCACTTTCTATTGAAGAGAAGGCAGAAGTAGCCTGTACAATTGGTATCGGCGCAGTAAAGTACGCTGAGCTTTCCCAAAATCGTCTTACCGACTACGTCTTCTCTTGGGAAAAAATGCTTTCTTTCCAGGGCAATACCGCTCCGTATCTCCAGAATGCTTATGTGCGCGTCCGGTCGATTTTTAGAAAATTACAAGGTACCTTACCGGAAACTCCTGCCTTCTGTCTCCATGTTCCTGAAGAGCGCATCCTTGCTCTCAGGCTTCTTCAATTTGGAGAAACAGTCCCGAGAGTACTAGAAGACTTTCGGCCTAATATTTTAGCAAATTATCTCTTTGAGCTTGCAAATGCCTTCCACAGCTTCTACGAAGCGTGTCCCGTGCTAAATGTGGAAGAGAAGCTCCGTCAATCTCGCCTGGTTCTCTGCCGACTTTCCAAGCAGATATTGGGTAAAGGGCTTTCCTTGTTGGGAATCAATTCCCCAAAAAAAATGTGA
- a CDS encoding PTS sugar transporter subunit IIA — translation MMLANLLSAQQIILEMKSTKRWDAITELASLLIQQGKIEKKDKQNVLEALRRREETMSTGIGYGIAIPHASLECVSSVVAGFGRSSKGISFDALDNAPVYFVVLFIVPSSQFQTHLRTLAAIAKFLNDKTVRDGLAKAKDVQQVLGVFTNRA, via the coding sequence ATGATGTTAGCTAATCTTTTATCTGCCCAGCAGATCATCCTGGAGATGAAATCCACTAAGCGGTGGGACGCCATTACAGAATTAGCGTCCCTTTTAATCCAGCAAGGCAAGATTGAGAAAAAAGACAAGCAAAACGTCTTGGAGGCTTTGCGGCGAAGGGAAGAAACGATGAGCACTGGGATCGGTTATGGTATCGCTATCCCTCATGCTTCGTTGGAGTGTGTCTCTAGTGTAGTCGCTGGTTTCGGAAGATCCTCTAAAGGCATCTCTTTTGATGCTTTGGACAATGCTCCAGTATATTTCGTTGTCCTTTTTATTGTGCCAAGTAGCCAGTTCCAGACTCATCTTCGTACTCTTGCAGCCATTGCTAAGTTTCTGAACGACAAAACCGTGCGGGATGGTCTAGCTAAGGCTAAAGATGTACAACAAGTTTTGGGCGTGTTTACAAACCGTGCATAA